Genomic DNA from Peribacillus simplex NBRC 15720 = DSM 1321:
CGTTCACACATTTCCAAAGCTAGTTCAAGAACCGTCAATGTATTCTTTTCCTTTGTGGATGCATCCAATCCCTTTACCATAATTTCTTCCATTTTTGATTTGATTGCTTGCGATCCCCGAGTCATCGCGTCGATTTCAAAATCATCGGCACGTACTGTGAAATAGGCAGCATAATACAATAAAGGCAGATGCACTTTAAAATAGGCAATCCGGACAGCCATCAAGACGTAAGCTGCAGCATGGGCTTTCGGGAACATGTATTTAATCTTCTTACATGAATCGATATACCATTCCGGTACCTCATTTTTCCTCATTTCCTCTTCGAATTCCTCCGAGAGCCCTTTCCCTTTACGTACAGATTCCATAATTTTAAACGCTAGGGAAGGATCGAGACCTTGATAAATCAGATAGACCATAATATCATCGCGGCAACCTATAACCTCACTTAGTGTACATATCCGGTTGTGGATCAGTTCCTGTGCATTGCTCAGCCATACATCCGTACCGTGGGAAAGCCCTGAGATCTGAACAAGCTCGGAAAATGTCGTTGGTTTCGTATCTTCAAGCATCTGACGGACAAAACGAGTACCAAATTCCGGGATGCCAAGCGTACCCGTTTTACACATGATCTGTTCTTCGGTAACTCCTAAAGATTCAGTACTGCTGAATATTTTCATTACTTCTGGATCATCGGTAGGAACGGTCTTTGGATCGATGCCACTTAAATCTTGAAGCATCCGGATAACAGTCGGATCATCGTGTCCAAGTATATCAAGTTTCAAAATATTATCGTGAATGGAATGGAAATCAAAGTGAGTTGTTTTCCACTCAGAATTCCTGTCATCCGCAGGGAACTGAATAGGTGTGAAATCATAGATATCCATATAATCCGGAACAACGATGATTCCACCCGGATGCTGTCCTGTCGTCCGTTTCACACCAGTACAACCGGCAACAAGGCGATCAGTCTCGGCTCCACGCATATGGATGTTATTATCAGAGGAATACCCTTTTACATATCCATAAGCCGTTTTTTCCGCGACCGTACCAATCGTTCCGGCACGATATACATACTCTTCACCGAATAAGACCTTCGTATAGTTATGGGCCTTCGGCTGATATTCACCTGAGAAGTTCAAGTCGATATCGGGAACCTTATCCCCTTTAAATCCAAGGAATGTTTCAAACGGGATATCATGCCCGTCTTTTGTATAAGCAATGCCACAATCGGGACAGTCTTTATCGGGCAGGTCAAACCCGGAACCTACAGAACCGTCATTGAAGAATTCGGATTTCTTGCACTCCGGACATACATAATGCGGCGGAAGCGGATTCACCTCTGTAATTTCAGTCATGGTGGCAACGAAAGATGACCCAACCGATCCCCTTGAGCCAACTAGATAACCATCATTCAATGATTTTTTAACAAGTTTGTGTGAAATTAAATAAATAACGGCAAAACCGTGGCCAATGATGCTTTTCAATTCTTTCTCAAGACGGGCTTCCACGATTTCCGGCAGGTTCTCTCCATAAATCTTCCTTGCCATGCCATAACTCATTTCACGCATCTCTTCTTCTGCACCTTCAATTTTAGGCGTGTATAACTCATCCTTAATTGGCTTGATTTCTTCAATCATATCAGCGATTTTATTCGTGTTAGTTACCACGACCTCTTTGGCTTTCTCAGAACCAAGGAAGGAGAATTCCCGTAGCATTTCATCTGTTGTCCGAAAATGCACGTCAGGAAGCTTATGACGATTCAGCGGATTTGCGCCACCTTGTGAATTCACAAGGATTTTACGGTAAATTTTATCATTTGGATCCAAATAATGCACATTTCCCGTGGCTACGACTGGCTTATCCAATTTTTCACCAAGCTTGACGATATTGGAGATGATCGTTTCTAACGATTTATCATCTCGTACATATTCAAGCTCAATCAAATGCTGATACACTTCCTTCGGATGGATTTCAAGATAATCGTAAAATTCGGCAATATCGACGACTTCCTCAAAACCCTTCTGCATCATCCCTTCAAAAACTTCCCCTTTATCGCATCCCGATCCGACCAAGATTCCTTCACGATACTTTTTAAGTTGTGAGCGCGGTAATCGGGGCACACGATAGAAATAATCGATGTGTGTGATTGAAATTAATTTGAAAAGGTTTTTTAAGCCAGCCTGTGTTTGCGCGATCAACGTACAATGGGAAGGACGGGAACGCTGATAAGCATTTCCTTTACCCATATTGTCATTAAGTTGATCATGATGGGTAATCTCCTTTTCCATTGCATCCTTCAGCATCTTCAGCATAAGGTAACCTGTAGCTTCGGCGTCATAAATGGCCCTATGATGCTGGGTCAAATCAATATCGAACTTTTTACATAATGTATTTAACCGGTGATTTTTAAACTCCGGATATAAGAAACGGGCAAGTTCCAATGTATCAAGAACTGGATTGGAAGCTTTAGGATAACCCATGTTTTTATAACCTATATTCAAAAAGCCCATATCAAAGGCTGCGTTGTGGGCAACCAGAATCGCATCGCCCGCCCAGTCCTTGAACTTTTCTAGTACTTCCGAGACTTCTGGAGCATTTTCAACAAGATCATCAGTTATTCCAGTCAATTCTATCGTCGTATTGGATAGTGGGTGATGCGGATTCGCAAATGACTCGAATCGATCAATGATGTCACCG
This window encodes:
- a CDS encoding PolC-type DNA polymerase III; the encoded protein is MDQNPNSGRERFQLLLQQMDLTEDAFVNYFIGAEIDKLSIERESKTWHFAFNIPALIPCSVHTRLATHLASTFSHIAKVTFNLNVANPQVTEQLVKEYWKNCIGELEGMSPALLSLLNEQVPTVNGYKLIVSARNDTEAGQLKRKYSGIISNIYQTFGFPPLTLEAEVKETVSNPDYQKFLEEKQKEDAEKGLAALVEMQKKESEKGGDDGVYEGPVKIGYTIKEDADFRRIEQIIDEERRIAIEGFVFDAEVRELRSGRSLLTFKVTDYTSSILVKMFSRDKEDAAILARVKKGMWVRAQGSIQNDTFVRDLVMIANDINEISKQGRQDKAPEGEKRVELHMHTPMSQMDAVTPTSALVAQAAKWGHKAVAITDHAGAQSFPEAYSAGKKNGIKILYGVEVNLVNDGVPIVYNEAHIALADATYVVFDVETTGLSAVYDTIIEFAAVKIRGGDIIDRFESFANPHHPLSNTTIELTGITDDLVENAPEVSEVLEKFKDWAGDAILVAHNAAFDMGFLNIGYKNMGYPKASNPVLDTLELARFLYPEFKNHRLNTLCKKFDIDLTQHHRAIYDAEATGYLMLKMLKDAMEKEITHHDQLNDNMGKGNAYQRSRPSHCTLIAQTQAGLKNLFKLISITHIDYFYRVPRLPRSQLKKYREGILVGSGCDKGEVFEGMMQKGFEEVVDIAEFYDYLEIHPKEVYQHLIELEYVRDDKSLETIISNIVKLGEKLDKPVVATGNVHYLDPNDKIYRKILVNSQGGANPLNRHKLPDVHFRTTDEMLREFSFLGSEKAKEVVVTNTNKIADMIEEIKPIKDELYTPKIEGAEEEMREMSYGMARKIYGENLPEIVEARLEKELKSIIGHGFAVIYLISHKLVKKSLNDGYLVGSRGSVGSSFVATMTEITEVNPLPPHYVCPECKKSEFFNDGSVGSGFDLPDKDCPDCGIAYTKDGHDIPFETFLGFKGDKVPDIDLNFSGEYQPKAHNYTKVLFGEEYVYRAGTIGTVAEKTAYGYVKGYSSDNNIHMRGAETDRLVAGCTGVKRTTGQHPGGIIVVPDYMDIYDFTPIQFPADDRNSEWKTTHFDFHSIHDNILKLDILGHDDPTVIRMLQDLSGIDPKTVPTDDPEVMKIFSSTESLGVTEEQIMCKTGTLGIPEFGTRFVRQMLEDTKPTTFSELVQISGLSHGTDVWLSNAQELIHNRICTLSEVIGCRDDIMVYLIYQGLDPSLAFKIMESVRKGKGLSEEFEEEMRKNEVPEWYIDSCKKIKYMFPKAHAAAYVLMAVRIAYFKVHLPLLYYAAYFTVRADDFEIDAMTRGSQAIKSKMEEIMVKGLDASTKEKNTLTVLELALEMCERGFSFAKVDLYKSSADQFLIEGNTLIPPFNSIPGLGTNAAINIVNARKNGEFLSKEDLQQRGKVSKTILEYLDKQGCLESLPEQNQLSLF